One segment of Triticum aestivum cultivar Chinese Spring chromosome 2A, IWGSC CS RefSeq v2.1, whole genome shotgun sequence DNA contains the following:
- the LOC123185208 gene encoding actin-depolymerizing factor 9 — MANSASGLAVHDDCKIKFSDLKARRSFRFIVFKIDEKSMEIKVERLGETSYGYEEFTNSLPADECRYAVYDLDFVTDENCQKSKIFFFSWSPDTARTRSKMLYASSKDRFRREMDGIQCEIQATDPSEMSLDIIKSRAH; from the exons ATG GCGAACTCTGCATCTGGTCTGGCTGTGCATGATGACTGCAAGATCAAGTTCTCGGACTTGAAGGCGAGACGAAGCTTCAGGTTCATCGTGTTCAAGATCGATGAGAAGTCGATGGAAATCAAGGTGGAGAGGCTCGGTGAGACTAGTTACGGCTACGAAGAATTCACAAACAGCCTCCCAGCTGACGAGTGTCGCTATGCTGTCTATGACCTCGACTTCGTAACCGACGAGAACTGCCAAAAGAGCAAGATCTTCTTCTTCTCCTG GTCTCCTGACACGGCAAGAACAAGGAGCAAGATGCTTTATGCGAGCTCCAAGGACAGGTTCAGGAGGGAGATGGACGGCATCCAGTGCGAGATCCAAGCGACCGACCCCAGTGAAATGAGCCTCGACATCATAAAAAGCCGAGCTCACTAA
- the LOC123191644 gene encoding uncharacterized protein, with protein MAFSSFPWPFRHQAGGSGSGGTGPSKPSAAEGKEEDAEELGVTPQLLDFLRTLSPDAFKTSNLFLQGGSAESVTELSDWQQWHAILVLARAKELAKVRYDLCPRHMKDKQFWTYILP; from the exons ATGGCCTTCTCCTCGTTCCCATGGCCGTTCCGCCACCAagccggcggcagcggcagcggcggaacCGGCCCAAGCAAACCCTCCGCCgcggaggggaaggaggaggacgcggaggagCTCGGCGTCACGCCGCAGCTCCTCGACTTCCTCCGGACACTCTCCCCCGACGCCTTCAA gacgtctaacttgtttttgcagg GAGGATCCGCGGAGTCGGTGACCGAGCTCTCGGATTGGCAGCAGTGGCACGCCATCCTCGTGCTCGCCAGAGCCAAG GAACTCGCTAAGGTCCGCTATGATCTATGCCCACGCCACATGAAGGACAAGCAGTTCTGGACATACATCTTGCCGTAA